In Vagococcus luciliae, one genomic interval encodes:
- a CDS encoding alpha/beta hydrolase, which translates to MKKVLIYGLVILIIFIIIGLGAGVNYLFNYAVVAGKKDFINDVKQEKIDKDWQFSANHLSGWTINSDDGLKLVAKKVTHDTPSKKVAIVAHGYMGKSDFMGQYAQLFYDAGFDVLVPDNRAHGNSEGKYVGFGWLDRNDYVKWINTVIKEYGEQVDIVLYGLSMGAATVMMTSGEELPEQVKVIIEDCGYDSVDNELAFQLNDMFHLPAFPMIPLASGYTKLRAGYSFSEASAVKQLEKNRLPMLFIHGDQDDFVPKEMVYEVYHATKGPKELVIFEGAKHADSLKKHPEEYKKTIENFLVKYLPK; encoded by the coding sequence ATGAAAAAGGTATTAATTTATGGATTAGTGATTCTAATTATTTTCATTATCATAGGGTTAGGTGCAGGAGTTAATTATTTATTTAACTATGCAGTTGTAGCAGGAAAAAAAGATTTTATTAATGATGTAAAACAAGAAAAAATTGACAAAGATTGGCAGTTTTCAGCGAATCATTTAAGTGGATGGACAATAAACAGTGATGATGGATTAAAGTTAGTCGCTAAAAAAGTCACACATGATACACCAAGTAAAAAAGTTGCGATTGTAGCTCATGGCTATATGGGGAAAAGTGATTTTATGGGACAATATGCTCAACTTTTTTATGATGCTGGTTTTGATGTATTGGTGCCAGATAATCGTGCCCACGGGAATAGCGAAGGAAAATATGTGGGATTTGGCTGGTTAGATCGAAACGATTATGTGAAGTGGATTAACACAGTGATAAAAGAATATGGTGAACAGGTTGACATTGTTCTGTATGGTTTAAGCATGGGGGCAGCAACTGTCATGATGACAAGTGGTGAGGAGTTACCAGAGCAAGTGAAGGTTATCATTGAAGATTGTGGGTATGATTCAGTAGACAATGAATTGGCTTTTCAGTTAAACGATATGTTTCATCTGCCAGCTTTTCCAATGATTCCACTAGCTTCTGGTTACACGAAACTTCGTGCTGGGTATTCATTTAGTGAAGCAAGTGCTGTCAAACAATTAGAAAAAAATAGATTACCAATGTTATTTATCCATGGAGATCAAGATGATTTTGTTCCTAAAGAAATGGTTTATGAAGTGTATCATGCTACAAAAGGACCGAAAGAATTAGTTATTTTCGAAGGAGCAAAACATGCAGATTCGTTAAAAAAACACCCTGAAGAATACAAAAAAACAATCGAAAACTTTTTGGTGAAGTATCTTCCAAAATAG
- the thrC gene encoding threonine synthase: MEKKYQSTRNKTIQFSASQAILSGLSPDGGLFVLPNLDDVNLDVSTVLDKDYQEIASLVINQFFNEFSENDIKKCVKEAYTNTFSDEKITPLKKVGDDYVLELFHGSTCSFKDVALSLLPKLVNLSAKTQHNTNKRLILTATSGDTGKAALEGFKNDPLVDMIVYYPNNGVSTIQEKQMQTQDGGNVSVVSINGNFDDAQSNVKRLFHDEELVALLKDHHIEFSSANSVNIGRLIPQVVYYFASYAELVNMDEIKLGEKIDYIVPTGNFGNILAGYYAQQMGLPINKLICASNENNVLYDFLKTGEYDTNREFKKTSSPSMDILISSNLERMLFHLSGGDAGYVADLMTQLKTTGKFKISDELLKTIQETFGTGYATDKQVAEQIDKVYNEKGYLLDPHTAVASYVLENSPEKKEKTVILSTASPYKFVQEVSKDIPDLAIDSAQDEFKLIDELEEKTNVYAPSQLKDLKHAPILHNQVIDIDEMKDIIIKQVGE, encoded by the coding sequence ATGGAAAAAAAATATCAAAGTACAAGAAATAAAACGATTCAATTTTCTGCTAGTCAAGCGATTTTATCAGGGTTAAGTCCTGATGGAGGATTGTTTGTCTTGCCTAACTTAGATGATGTGAATTTAGATGTATCGACTGTTTTAGATAAGGACTACCAAGAGATTGCCTCACTGGTTATCAATCAGTTTTTCAATGAGTTTTCAGAAAATGACATCAAAAAATGTGTGAAAGAGGCTTATACAAACACATTTAGTGATGAAAAAATCACGCCACTAAAAAAAGTAGGCGATGATTATGTTTTAGAATTATTCCACGGGTCAACGTGTTCATTTAAGGATGTTGCCTTATCACTGCTACCAAAACTAGTAAACTTATCCGCAAAAACACAACATAATACGAACAAACGATTAATTTTAACAGCCACAAGTGGTGACACTGGTAAAGCGGCTTTAGAAGGATTTAAAAATGACCCATTAGTTGATATGATTGTGTATTATCCAAATAATGGGGTATCAACCATTCAAGAAAAACAAATGCAAACACAAGACGGAGGAAACGTGTCAGTTGTATCAATTAATGGAAACTTTGATGATGCACAGAGTAATGTGAAACGTTTATTCCATGATGAAGAATTAGTGGCATTATTAAAAGACCATCACATTGAGTTTTCAAGTGCGAACTCAGTTAATATTGGACGATTGATTCCGCAAGTAGTTTACTACTTTGCGTCATACGCAGAACTTGTTAATATGGACGAGATAAAACTTGGTGAAAAGATCGACTACATTGTGCCAACAGGAAACTTTGGTAATATTTTAGCCGGATATTACGCACAACAAATGGGGCTACCAATCAATAAACTCATTTGTGCCTCAAACGAAAATAACGTATTATATGATTTCTTAAAAACAGGGGAGTATGACACCAATCGTGAGTTTAAAAAGACGAGCTCACCAAGTATGGATATTTTAATTTCATCAAACTTAGAAAGAATGTTGTTCCATTTAAGTGGGGGAGATGCTGGTTATGTGGCTGACTTGATGACTCAATTAAAAACAACAGGAAAATTCAAGATTTCTGATGAATTATTAAAAACCATTCAAGAAACATTCGGTACTGGCTATGCAACGGATAAACAAGTGGCTGAGCAAATTGACAAAGTGTATAACGAAAAAGGTTATTTACTTGATCCGCATACAGCGGTGGCGTCTTACGTATTAGAAAATAGCCCTGAAAAGAAAGAAAAAACCGTGATTTTATCAACAGCTTCTCCATATAAATTTGTCCAAGAAGTGAGCAAAGATATTCCAGACCTTGCGATTGATAGCGCGCAAGATGAGTTTAAATTAATTGATGAGTTAGAAGAAAAAACAAACGTCTATGCACCAAGTCAGTTGAAAGACTTGAAACATGCACCAATTTTACATAATCAAGTGATTGATATTGATGAAATGAAAGATATTATTATTAAACAGGTAGGTGAGTAA
- a CDS encoding ACT domain-containing protein, with translation MSQNYLIVNQAVLPEVFSKVIEAKKLLNSGDYKNISEVVNEVGLSRSAFYKYKDHVFVADKTAQIRKTLISFNLTDKKGLLSSVLNRLSELGGNVLTINQNIPIQDTATVVMGIDIKELSVSVNELLVELEKLTGVNHLQLLSIE, from the coding sequence ATGTCACAGAACTATCTAATTGTTAATCAAGCTGTCTTACCTGAAGTTTTTTCAAAGGTTATTGAGGCAAAAAAATTACTTAACTCAGGAGATTATAAAAATATTAGTGAAGTGGTTAATGAAGTAGGCCTTTCAAGGAGTGCCTTTTATAAATATAAAGACCATGTCTTTGTGGCTGATAAAACAGCACAAATTAGAAAAACATTGATTTCATTTAATCTAACAGATAAAAAAGGCTTGTTGTCTTCTGTGTTAAATCGTTTGTCAGAGTTAGGTGGAAATGTGTTAACCATTAATCAAAATATTCCCATTCAAGATACAGCAACCGTTGTGATGGGAATTGATATTAAAGAACTATCAGTGTCAGTGAATGAACTCTTAGTTGAATTGGAAAAATTAACAGGGGTCAATCATCTACAACTCTTATCAATTGAATAA
- a CDS encoding aspartate-semialdehyde dehydrogenase, with translation MSQLTVAILGATGEVGKEMLNSLLERNIPIKELKLFASKRSAGQTKMFGDKELAIETLTTDCFEGIDVVLCALDDDIARIYLPEAKKQGCLIIDNSSIYRLDENVPLVVPEVNPDDIFNHQGIIANPNCSTIIALVAIAQLHKKATINSMIVSTYQAVSGAGKQGIEELETQVADLAEGKDVTPHVFPYQIAYNVIPQIGGFNDEGHSSEEMKLQNEGRKILHHPDLDVTCTCVRVPVIRSHSEAITLFLDKDLSVEEARQIVSETDGVKLVDDLDNQGYPMPLDTSNQDLVYVGRIRKNKIGNQSVLTLWCCGDQVRKGAATNAVQILEYYIKNK, from the coding sequence ATGAGTCAATTAACAGTCGCTATTTTAGGCGCTACAGGTGAAGTTGGAAAAGAGATGTTAAATTCTTTATTAGAACGCAACATCCCGATTAAAGAATTGAAATTATTTGCTTCTAAAAGAAGTGCTGGTCAAACCAAGATGTTTGGTGACAAGGAATTAGCCATTGAAACCCTTACAACAGATTGTTTTGAAGGCATTGATGTGGTGCTATGTGCCTTAGATGATGACATTGCACGCATTTATTTACCAGAAGCTAAAAAACAAGGCTGTTTAATTATTGATAATTCAAGTATTTATCGACTAGATGAAAATGTCCCATTAGTTGTACCAGAAGTGAATCCTGATGATATTTTTAATCATCAAGGAATTATCGCCAACCCTAACTGTTCAACCATTATCGCACTTGTCGCGATTGCACAATTGCATAAAAAAGCAACCATCAACTCAATGATTGTCTCAACTTATCAAGCTGTGTCTGGTGCAGGTAAGCAAGGAATCGAAGAATTAGAAACTCAAGTAGCTGACTTAGCAGAGGGAAAAGACGTTACACCTCATGTTTTTCCTTACCAAATTGCCTATAATGTGATTCCTCAAATTGGTGGTTTTAATGACGAAGGGCACTCAAGTGAAGAAATGAAATTACAAAATGAAGGACGTAAAATTTTGCATCATCCTGACCTTGATGTAACGTGTACCTGTGTTCGTGTGCCTGTTATTCGCTCTCACTCTGAAGCCATTACTCTCTTTTTAGATAAAGACTTATCTGTTGAAGAAGCACGACAAATTGTGAGTGAAACAGACGGTGTTAAATTAGTCGATGATTTAGACAATCAAGGATACCCAATGCCGTTAGATACATCGAATCAAGATTTAGTCTACGTTGGACGAATTCGTAAAAATAAAATAGGAAACCAATCTGTTTTAACATTATGGTGTTGTGGTGACCAAGTAAGAAAAGGAGCAGCAACCAATGCTGTTCAAATTTTAGAGTATTATATTAAAAATAAATAG
- a CDS encoding homoserine dehydrogenase → MKIAILGYGTVGSGVYEILQKKNLAKAISVKKIWSRPKKNIDIPNFCPDIDDIINDKEIELVVEVLGGIDVPFDLISRMLKSKKHVVTANKAVIARHYDELTNLAKENGVSLNFEASVGGGIPWIKNVELASRIDAISKCYGILNGTSNFILDTMLKENEDFGDVLKEAQDLGYAEADPSADIDGFDVLNKLIISARKAFNKKLDPDDFFVHSMKHITKDDIHYFKQKGHIVKYIGEITHDEGIISLHAVPETFVEATIPSNNNIASLEGQTIGTLKFYGQGAGKLPTANAVIQDILDISKNMSYLDTDNDENSVIIDTKQNHYTFIIRTNESVDANLIKETDGDYLITHPITLSDIKKQTQLKDALIVRVITQEDWHD, encoded by the coding sequence ATGAAAATCGCCATACTTGGTTATGGGACTGTTGGTTCAGGTGTGTATGAAATTTTACAGAAAAAAAATTTAGCAAAAGCAATTAGTGTAAAAAAGATATGGTCACGACCCAAAAAAAACATCGATATTCCTAATTTTTGTCCAGATATCGATGACATTATAAACGATAAAGAAATCGAATTAGTCGTTGAAGTCTTAGGTGGTATTGATGTCCCCTTTGATTTAATTTCCCGTATGTTAAAGAGTAAAAAACATGTCGTTACTGCAAATAAAGCAGTCATTGCTAGACATTATGATGAACTAACTAATTTAGCAAAAGAAAATGGTGTGTCCTTAAACTTTGAAGCAAGTGTTGGTGGTGGGATTCCATGGATCAAAAACGTGGAGTTAGCTTCAAGAATTGATGCTATTTCAAAATGTTATGGTATTTTAAATGGTACATCAAACTTTATCTTAGATACCATGTTAAAAGAAAATGAAGATTTTGGAGATGTGTTAAAAGAAGCCCAAGATTTAGGTTACGCAGAAGCTGACCCAAGTGCGGATATTGATGGCTTTGATGTCTTAAATAAATTAATTATTTCTGCTAGAAAAGCATTCAATAAAAAGCTCGATCCAGATGATTTCTTTGTTCACTCAATGAAACACATCACAAAAGACGATATTCATTACTTCAAACAAAAAGGCCATATTGTAAAATACATTGGTGAAATTACGCATGACGAGGGGATTATTTCGTTACATGCTGTTCCGGAAACATTTGTCGAAGCAACGATTCCAAGTAACAATAATATCGCTAGTCTTGAAGGCCAAACAATTGGAACACTAAAATTCTACGGACAAGGCGCTGGAAAATTACCAACAGCTAACGCAGTAATCCAAGATATATTAGATATCTCAAAAAATATGTCGTATCTAGATACTGATAATGACGAAAATAGTGTTATAATTGATACCAAACAAAACCACTATACGTTCATTATCCGAACAAATGAATCAGTTGATGCTAATTTAATTAAAGAAACAGATGGCGACTACCTTATCACTCATCCAATCACTTTATCTGACATCAAAAAGCAAACACAATTAAAAGACGCTCTTATTGTGAGAGTGATTACTCAGGAGGATTGGCATGATTAA
- the alaS gene encoding alanine--tRNA ligase, whose product MKQLSSSQVRQLFLDFFETKGHKIEPSASLVPIDDPTLLWINSGVATLKKYFDGSVVPENPRITNAQKSIRTNDIENVGKTARHHTMFEMLGNFSVGDYFKNEAIHWAWELLTGEKWFGLDKDKLYVTVHPDDEEAFRIWHEEVGLPKESIVKLEENFWDIGAGPCGPNSEIFFDRGQKYNDVAEDDPENYPGGENERYLEIWNLVFSEFNHTENNEYLPLPHKNIDTGMGLERMVSIFQDAKTNFETDLFIPIIEATQKMSDGKEYGKDSATDTSFKVIADHIRAVSFAIGDGALPSNEGRGYVLRRLIRRAVMHGKKLGIDKAFLVDLVPVVGQIMESYYPEIVEKQDFIQKVIKTEEERFHETINDGLSIISELIKDLKASNQTVLSGKDIFKLYDTYGFPVELTEEMAQDEGLSVDHEGFEIEMTAQRDRARAARSKEESMSVQSSLLTDIKVVSEFVGYTEDTVDAKLMVIIQDDEIKDATTKGNAQLIFGQTPFYAEMGGQVADKGSIYNASGDLVANVVNVKKAPNGQSLHQVEVFGELKTDALYQLVIDKELRQRITKNHTATHLLHRALKDVLGEHANQAGSLVAPGYLRFDFTHFEQVTPEELKQMEEIVNEKIWAHLPVVTVETDIDSAKEMGAMALFGEKYGKNVRVVNVDGYSIELCGGVHVSNTSDIGVFKIVSESGIGAGVRRIEAVTSKEAYEAFREEEGLLRQVSKFVKAPQLKDTVQRVEQLQEQLKQAQKEVEQLSAKLANAEAEDVFKDIKEVDGVTYIASKVAVKDMNQLRQLADQWKQKSLSDILVLGLVQGEKVNLLVSMTKEMNEQGLKSGDLIKAIAPLVGGGGGGRPDMAQAGGKNPEGLQSALDAVAPWISEHK is encoded by the coding sequence ATGAAACAATTATCAAGTAGTCAGGTTAGACAATTATTTTTAGATTTTTTTGAAACAAAAGGGCATAAAATTGAACCAAGTGCCTCTCTTGTCCCAATTGATGATCCAACATTATTATGGATTAACTCTGGTGTGGCGACATTAAAAAAATATTTTGATGGGTCTGTTGTACCTGAAAATCCAAGAATTACTAATGCTCAAAAAAGTATTCGTACTAATGATATTGAAAACGTTGGGAAAACAGCGCGTCATCATACGATGTTTGAGATGTTAGGAAACTTCTCAGTAGGAGACTACTTTAAAAACGAAGCGATCCATTGGGCTTGGGAATTATTAACAGGTGAAAAATGGTTTGGTTTGGATAAAGATAAATTATATGTGACGGTTCATCCTGATGATGAAGAAGCATTTCGTATTTGGCATGAAGAAGTTGGCTTACCAAAAGAGTCTATTGTTAAATTAGAAGAAAACTTCTGGGATATTGGAGCTGGTCCATGTGGTCCAAACTCTGAAATATTTTTTGATAGAGGACAAAAATACAATGATGTGGCAGAAGATGACCCAGAAAATTACCCAGGTGGCGAAAATGAACGCTATTTAGAAATTTGGAACTTAGTATTCTCAGAATTTAATCATACTGAAAACAATGAGTATTTACCATTGCCACATAAAAACATTGATACGGGTATGGGATTAGAACGTATGGTATCTATTTTCCAAGATGCTAAAACAAACTTTGAAACAGATTTATTTATTCCAATCATTGAAGCAACTCAAAAAATGTCTGATGGCAAAGAATATGGTAAAGATAGTGCAACAGATACGTCTTTCAAAGTCATTGCTGACCATATTCGTGCGGTATCATTTGCAATTGGCGATGGGGCTTTGCCATCAAATGAAGGGCGTGGCTATGTGTTACGTCGTTTAATTCGTCGTGCGGTGATGCATGGTAAAAAATTAGGAATTGATAAAGCCTTCTTAGTGGATTTAGTGCCTGTCGTTGGACAAATTATGGAGAGCTATTACCCAGAAATTGTTGAAAAACAAGACTTTATCCAAAAAGTGATTAAAACTGAGGAAGAAAGATTCCACGAGACAATTAATGATGGTCTATCAATTATTAGTGAGTTAATTAAAGATCTGAAAGCATCTAACCAAACAGTCTTATCTGGTAAAGATATCTTTAAATTATATGATACGTATGGATTCCCCGTTGAGTTGACCGAAGAGATGGCTCAAGATGAAGGGTTAAGTGTGGATCACGAAGGTTTTGAAATAGAAATGACGGCTCAAAGAGATCGTGCTCGTGCAGCTCGTTCGAAAGAAGAGTCAATGTCTGTTCAATCTTCTCTATTAACTGACATCAAAGTCGTTAGTGAATTTGTGGGATACACAGAAGACACTGTAGATGCTAAATTAATGGTAATTATTCAAGATGATGAAATTAAAGATGCGACAACTAAAGGCAATGCACAATTAATTTTTGGTCAAACACCTTTCTATGCAGAAATGGGTGGGCAAGTGGCTGATAAGGGTTCAATTTACAATGCATCAGGTGATTTAGTTGCCAATGTGGTGAACGTTAAAAAAGCACCAAATGGTCAATCACTACACCAAGTAGAAGTGTTTGGTGAATTAAAAACAGATGCTCTTTATCAATTAGTCATTGATAAAGAGTTACGTCAACGCATCACAAAAAATCATACAGCCACTCACTTATTACATCGTGCGTTAAAAGATGTATTAGGAGAGCATGCTAATCAAGCAGGGTCACTTGTAGCACCAGGTTATTTACGTTTTGACTTTACTCATTTTGAACAAGTGACACCTGAAGAGTTAAAACAAATGGAAGAAATCGTAAATGAAAAAATTTGGGCTCACTTACCAGTTGTCACAGTTGAAACAGACATTGATTCAGCAAAAGAAATGGGTGCAATGGCACTGTTTGGTGAAAAATATGGTAAAAATGTTCGTGTGGTAAATGTTGATGGTTACTCTATTGAATTATGTGGTGGGGTACATGTAAGCAACACTTCTGATATTGGGGTTTTCAAAATTGTTTCTGAATCAGGAATTGGAGCAGGTGTTCGACGTATCGAAGCTGTGACAAGTAAAGAAGCGTATGAGGCCTTTAGAGAAGAAGAAGGATTACTCCGTCAAGTATCTAAATTTGTTAAAGCACCTCAACTAAAAGATACTGTTCAACGTGTGGAACAATTACAAGAACAATTAAAACAAGCACAAAAAGAAGTAGAACAATTAAGTGCAAAATTAGCTAACGCTGAAGCAGAAGATGTGTTTAAAGACATCAAAGAAGTGGATGGCGTGACTTATATTGCATCTAAAGTAGCGGTTAAAGACATGAATCAATTACGTCAATTAGCTGACCAATGGAAACAAAAATCACTATCTGATATTTTAGTTTTAGGGTTAGTTCAAGGTGAGAAAGTTAACTTACTGGTAAGTATGACAAAAGAGATGAATGAGCAAGGATTGAAATCAGGTGATTTAATCAAAGCAATCGCGCCACTTGTTGGTGGTGGCGGTGGTGGTCGCCCTGACATGGCTCAAGCTGGTGGTAAAAATCCAGAAGGGTTACAATCAGCGCTTGATGCAGTCGCACCTTGGATAAGTGAACATAAATAA
- a CDS encoding aspartate kinase, with the protein MIKVTKFGGSSVANATQFRKVKHIIDSDPTRTVVVTSASGKEQSDDHKMTDLLYLCYEHKRYGMPFDGLFQMIRDKLTKIESELDLTSNISEDLDFLYAKMQDSIDIDYLVSRGEFLTAKLLSNYLGFHFIDAKDIIIFKPNGQIDEERSCQAIQHHIKRSEKIVVPGFYGAYPDKSIHLMSRGGSDITGSFLASAMDAVCYENWTDVSGILKADPRIVRDPKQIETITYEELRELAYMGANVIHEEAVNPVREKGIPIHILNTNDPDNHGTVITAKDEQEKRQAITGITGKKDFSIITVVKSHMSNDFGTIRKALECMEKYRIIVEHIPTGVDSFSLVVDSEQLKPFYYEVISDLKAITQADKVTVIHDIALIAIISRFMKNKTGMSGRLFSALGKQHINISLISQTSDELTIIIGVKNEDYNTTIQTIYYEFEGDDSL; encoded by the coding sequence ATGATTAAAGTAACAAAATTTGGTGGAAGCAGTGTAGCAAACGCGACACAATTTAGAAAAGTTAAGCATATCATTGATAGTGACCCAACAAGAACAGTTGTGGTCACAAGCGCTAGTGGAAAAGAACAATCAGATGATCATAAAATGACTGACTTATTATACTTATGCTATGAACATAAACGATATGGGATGCCTTTTGATGGCTTATTTCAAATGATTCGTGATAAATTAACTAAAATTGAGAGCGAACTTGATTTAACCTCTAATATCTCTGAAGATTTAGACTTTTTATATGCTAAAATGCAAGATTCTATTGATATAGACTATTTAGTCAGTCGTGGTGAATTTTTAACTGCTAAACTCTTAAGTAACTACTTGGGATTTCACTTTATCGATGCTAAAGATATTATTATCTTTAAACCAAATGGGCAAATAGACGAAGAGCGTTCCTGTCAAGCCATCCAACATCATATTAAACGATCAGAAAAAATTGTAGTACCTGGTTTTTATGGGGCTTATCCTGATAAGTCCATTCACTTAATGTCGCGTGGTGGCAGTGATATTACGGGAAGCTTTTTAGCTAGCGCAATGGATGCTGTCTGTTATGAAAACTGGACAGATGTATCTGGTATTCTAAAAGCTGACCCACGTATTGTCAGAGACCCAAAACAAATTGAAACCATTACCTATGAAGAATTACGTGAATTAGCTTATATGGGAGCAAATGTTATCCATGAAGAAGCGGTTAATCCTGTTAGAGAAAAAGGAATTCCTATTCATATTTTAAATACCAATGATCCTGATAATCATGGGACAGTCATTACAGCTAAAGACGAACAAGAAAAGCGTCAAGCAATCACTGGTATTACAGGTAAAAAGGATTTTTCCATTATCACAGTAGTGAAATCCCATATGTCCAATGACTTTGGTACCATCAGAAAAGCATTAGAATGCATGGAAAAATACCGTATCATTGTTGAACATATTCCAACTGGCGTAGACTCTTTCTCACTAGTTGTTGATTCTGAGCAATTAAAACCTTTTTATTATGAAGTCATCTCTGATTTAAAAGCCATCACACAAGCAGATAAAGTAACCGTGATTCATGATATTGCCTTAATCGCCATTATCTCTCGTTTTATGAAAAATAAAACAGGTATGAGTGGTCGCTTGTTTAGTGCACTTGGAAAACAACACATTAATATCTCACTCATCTCACAAACAAGTGATGAGTTGACCATTATTATTGGGGTTAAAAATGAAGATTACAATACAACCATTCAAACAATTTACTACGAATTCGAAGGAGACGATAGTTTATGA
- the thrB gene encoding homoserine kinase: MVCIKVPATSANVGVGFDTLGLAVTFYGECEVELSDKLEITGCPVEFQTEDNLIYQSYKYVLDNLKRAVTPIKLQIDSDIPFARGLGSSAVCIVSGVLAANELHQLHLSQDELVQYCTQIEGHPDNVVPALLGGLSASYQMGDDIFFQHYPVDESYQFVAFVPDFTLETSVARGVLPESYPLKTVIANQAKLLFLLDALKTGDAANLDQFLDDGIHQPYRKKLIDEYDIVENIAKKSGAKGFYISGSGSTLMGVYNQSVNMEALNDSLKSLKHHWRALDLSVDYKGANVCHRTI, encoded by the coding sequence ATGGTGTGTATTAAAGTTCCGGCAACATCTGCCAATGTCGGTGTTGGGTTTGACACATTAGGTTTAGCTGTGACGTTTTATGGTGAGTGTGAGGTTGAATTATCAGACAAGTTGGAGATTACAGGGTGTCCTGTGGAGTTTCAGACAGAAGATAATTTAATTTATCAGTCATACAAATATGTGCTAGATAATCTAAAAAGGGCTGTGACACCAATTAAATTACAGATTGATAGTGATATTCCGTTTGCACGTGGTTTGGGTAGTAGTGCAGTATGTATCGTGTCAGGTGTGTTAGCAGCCAATGAGTTGCATCAGCTTCATTTAAGTCAAGATGAGTTGGTGCAGTATTGTACTCAAATTGAAGGGCATCCTGATAATGTCGTGCCTGCTTTACTAGGTGGATTAAGTGCCTCTTATCAAATGGGTGACGACATTTTTTTCCAACATTATCCAGTTGATGAGTCATATCAATTTGTGGCGTTTGTTCCCGATTTTACGTTGGAAACATCAGTCGCACGTGGAGTGTTACCTGAAAGTTATCCGCTAAAAACGGTGATAGCCAATCAAGCAAAATTATTGTTTTTATTAGACGCATTAAAAACAGGAGATGCGGCTAATTTAGATCAATTTTTAGATGATGGCATTCATCAGCCGTATCGAAAAAAATTAATTGACGAATATGATATAGTAGAAAATATCGCTAAAAAATCAGGAGCAAAAGGGTTTTATATCTCAGGAAGTGGGTCAACGCTGATGGGAGTCTATAATCAGTCAGTCAACATGGAGGCGTTAAATGATTCTTTGAAGTCGCTGAAACATCATTGGAGAGCTCTTGATTTATCAGTGGACTATAAAGGAGCAAACGTATGTCACAGAACTATCTAA